The following proteins come from a genomic window of Gossypium raimondii isolate GPD5lz chromosome 5, ASM2569854v1, whole genome shotgun sequence:
- the LOC105765805 gene encoding uncharacterized protein LOC105765805: MAQSLELLLIQFLMPDNDARRQAEDQIKRLAKDPQVVPALVQHLRTAKTPNVRQLAAVLLRKKITGHWAKLAPQVKQLVKQSLIESITMEHSRPVRRASANVVSIVAKYAVPAGEWPDLLPFLFQCSQSPQEDHREVALILFSSLTETIGSTFRPHFADLQALLLKCLQDETSNRVRVAALKAVGSFLEFTNDGAEVVKFREFIPSILNVSRQCLSAGEEDVAIIAFEIFDELIESPAPLLGDSVKSIVQFSLEVSSNQNLESNTRHQAIQIISWLAKYKANSLKKQKLVTSILQVMCPLLAESSNEDEDDDLAPDRAAAEVIDTMAMNLSKHVFPLVFEFASVSSQNANPKFREASVTALGIVSEGCAELMKDKLEPVLQIVLGALRDPEQMVRGAASFALGQFAEHLQPEIISHYASVLPCILAALEDVSDEVKEKSYYALAAFCEDMGMEILPFLDPLMGKLLAALQNSSRNLQETCMSAIGSVAAAAEQAFIPYAERVLEMMKVFMVLTNDEDLRARARATELVGIVAMSVGRARIEQILPAFVEAAISGFGLEFSELREYTHGFFSNVAEIMADGFVKYLPHVVPLAFSSCNLDDGSAVDIDESDDENINGFGEVSSDDEAHDEPRVRNISIRTGVLDEKAAATQALGLFAQHTKSSFAPYLEESLKILERHSGYFHEDVRLQAIIALKHILTAAHAIFQCQNDGSVKAKEVLDMVMNIYIKTMTEDDDREVVANACMSIADIIKDYGYMALEPYMSRLVDATLTLLREESACQQLENGSDIDDEDDTEHDEILMDAVSDLLPAFAKSMGYHFAPIFAKLFEPLMKFAKASRPPQDRTMVVACLAEVAQDMGAPIASYIDRLMPLVLKELASPSATNRRNAAFCAGELAKNGGETTLKYYNDILRGLYPLFGESEPDDAVRDNAAGAVARMIMVHPQSIPLNQVLPVFLRVLPLKEDHEESMAVYNCVSMLVLSSNPLILSHVPELVNIFAQVLVSPAETPEVKAQVGGAFSHLLSVYGQEMQPLLSNLPPAHANALAAFVPNS, encoded by the exons ATGGCACAATCCCTAGAACTGTTGTTGATTCAATTCTTAATGCCAGACAACGATGCAAGGAGGCAAGCGGAGGATCAAATTAAGCGGCTGGCGAAGGATCCGCAAGTCGTTCCGGCTCTCGTTCAGCACCTTCGCACCGCCAAGACTCCCAACGTCCGTCAGCTCGCCGCAGTTCTCCTAAGGAAGAAGATCACTGGACACTGGGCTAAGCTCGCTCCTCAGGTTAAGCAACTTGTCAAGCAGTCCCTCATTGAAAGCATCACAATGGAACATAG TCGACCGGTGAGGCGAGCCAGCGCGAATGTAGTGAGTATAGTTGCGAAATACGCTGTTCCAGCCGGAGAATGGCCTGATCTGCTGCCGTTTCTGTTTCAGTGTAGTCAAAGTCCACAGGAAGATCATAGAGAa GTGGCTTTGATCCTTTTCAGCTCTTTGACTGAAACAATTGGGAGCACCTTTAGACCTCATTTTGCAGACCTGCAAGCACTTCTGCTCAAGTGCTTGCAGGATGAGACAAGCAATCGTGTCAGAGTTGCTGCCCTAAA GGCAGTGGGATCATTTCTTGAATTCACAAATGATGGGGCTGAAGTG GTCAAGTTTCGGGAATTCATTCCTAGCATTTTAAATGTATCAAGACAATGCCTTTCTGCTGGTGAGGAGGATGTTGCTATTAttgcttttgaaatttttgatgaGCTTATTGAGTCTCCTGCTCCTCTTCTTGGTGATTCTGTTAAATCCATTGTCCAGTTCTCTCTTGAAGTTAGTTCAAACCAGAATTTGGAATCTAATACTCGCCACCAG GCTATTCAAATAATTTCGTGGCTAGCTAAGTACAAAGCCAATTCCCTAAAAAAGCAGAAGCTGGTCACATCTATTCTGCAAGTAATGTGCCCTTTGCTAGCAGAATCATCCAATgaggatgaagatgatgatctTGCTCCTGATCGAGCTGCAGCAGAAGTTATTGACACAATGGCCATGAATCTCTCTAAGCATGTATTTCCTCTTGTGTTTGAGTTTGCTTCTGTAAGCAGTCAGAATGCAAATCCGAAGTTTAGGGAGGCTTCTGTCACAGCATTAGGTATTGTTTCAGAGGGTTGTGCAGAGCTGATGAAGGATAAGTTGGAGCCTGTTCTTCAGATTGTTTTAGGAGCATTGAGGGACCCAGAGCAAATGGTTAGGGGGGCTGCCTCTTTTGCATTGGGCCAATTCGCAGAACATTTGCAGCCTGAAATTATCTCTCATTATGCTAGTGTTCTTCCATGCATTCTCGCAGCTTTGGAGGATGTCTCTGATGAAGTGAAG GAAAAGTCATATTACGCTTTGGCGGCTTTTTGTGAAGATATGGGCATGGAAATTCTGCCTTTTCTTGATCCTCTAATGGGAAAGCTACTGGCCGCCCTCCAAAATAGTTCCCGCAATTTGCAAGAAACATGCATG TCTGCAATTGGTTCCGTTGCAGCTGCTGCTGAGCAAGCTTTCATTCCATATGCTGAAAGGGTTCTGGAGATGATGAAAGTATTCATGGTTCTTACCAATGATGAGGATTTGCGTGCCCGGGCAAGAGCTACAGAGCTTGTTGGAATTGTTGCAATGTCTGTTGGAAGAGCAAGGATAGAGCAAATTTTACCTGCTTTTGTAGAAGCTGCAATATCT GGTTTTGGTTTAGAATTCAGTGAGCTTCGGGAGTACACTCATGGGTTCTTCAGCAATGTTGCAGAAATTATGGCTGATGGCTTTGTGAAG TATCTTCCCCATGTTGTACCCCTAGCATTTTCATCCTGCAACCTTGACGATGGGTCTGCAGTAGACATTGATGAATCTGATGATGAGAATATTAATGGTTTTGGTGAAGTCTCATCAGATGATGAAGCTCATGATGAACCAAGAGTTAGAAATATCAGTATAAGAACAGGGGTATTGGATGAAAAGGCTGCTGCAACTCAAGCTCTTGGCTTATTTGCTCAGCATACAAAAAGCTCTTTTGCTCC CTATTTGGAGGAATCACTGAAGATTTTGGAGAGACATTCTGGTTATTTTCATGAAGATGTTCGGCTTCAGGCAATCATTGCTTTGAAAC ATATTTTAACAGCAGCACATGCTATCTTTCAGTGCCAGAAT GATGGGTCGGTGAAGGCGAAAGAAGTTCTTG ATATGGTGATGAATATCTATATCAAGACCATGACTGAAGACGATGACAGGGAAGTTGTTGCCAATGCTTGTATGAGCATAGCTGATATTATCAAGGATTATGGTTATATGGCATTAGAACCTT ATATGTCTCGGCTTGTGGATGCAACTTTGACTTTGCTTCGAGAGGAATCAGCTTGTCAGCAATTAGAGAATGGGAGTGATATTGATGATGAGGATGATACTGAACATGATGAAATTCTTATGGATGCAGTTTCGGACCTTTTACCTGCATTTGCTAAGTCAATGGGTTATCACTTTGCTCCTATATTTGCAAAACTATTTGAACCTTTGATGAAATTTGCG AAAGCTTCACGTCCTCCACAAGATCGAACTATGGTGGTTGCTTGTCTTGCTGAAGTTGCACAGGACATGGGTGCTCCAATTGCAAGCTATATTGAT AGACTGATGCCCCTAGTGCTTAAAGAGTTAGCTTCGCCATCAGCAACAAATAGAAGGAATGCTGCATTTTGTGCTGGAGAGCTGGCCAAAAATGGAGGAGAGACAACTTTGAA ATATTACAATGATATATTGCGTGGGCTTTACCCATTATTTGGGGAATCAGAGCCAGATGATGCTGTCAGGGATAATGCAGCTGGTGCTGTTGCAAGGATGATAATGGTGCATCCACAATCCATCCCTTTGAACCAG GTTCTTCCTGTTTTTCTGAGAGTTCTTCCATTAAAAGAAGATCACGAAGAGTCCATGGCTGTTTATAATTGTGTCTCTATGCTTGTCTTGTCATCTAACCCCCTG ATACTCTCTCATGTACCTGAGTTGGTAAATATTTTCGCTCAAGTTCTGGTATCTCCAGCTGAAACCCCAGAAGTTAAAGCTCAAGTAGGAGGGGCATTTTCTCACCTACTTTCAGTTTACGGACAAGAGATGCAACCCTTACTAAGCAACCTTCCACCCGCACATGCTAATGCCCTCGCTGCATTTGTCCCTAACAGCTGA